The Gammaproteobacteria bacterium genome window below encodes:
- a CDS encoding DUF302 domain-containing protein yields the protein MYYIAETEKLFDQAVDDLEIAVKKHGFGVLHIHDLGNTLRSKGVDFNEECKIFEVCNPKQAAKVLSTDMRLNMALPCRISVYTEGATTKIGLIKPEKMLSALSQNKSLEETANEVEKKTIKMIEEAKA from the coding sequence ATGTATTACATTGCTGAGACTGAAAAACTATTTGATCAGGCAGTCGATGATTTAGAGATAGCAGTAAAAAAACATGGTTTCGGAGTGTTGCATATTCATGATTTAGGTAACACGCTGCGTAGCAAAGGCGTGGATTTCAATGAGGAATGTAAAATATTTGAGGTATGCAATCCTAAGCAAGCTGCGAAGGTTTTATCTACAGATATGCGTCTTAATATGGCATTGCCGTGTAGAATCTCTGTCTATACAGAAGGCGCGACTACAAAAATAGGCTTGATTAAGCCAGAAAAAATGTTATCAGCGCTTTCTCAAAATAAGAGTTTAGAAGAAACGGCTAATGAAGTAGAAAAAAAGACAATTAAAATGATAGAAGAGGCAAAGGCATAA
- a CDS encoding ribonucleotide-diphosphate reductase subunit beta — translation MPVLTDPKTSHTFEEVVATPSTTAIVEATQALQNLRDEVASEEQQAENTSANERHEGVTGLEGIEMGADRIQVDDKKIINCRADLNQLVPFKYEWAWQKYLDGCSNHWMPQEVNMNADISLWKDSEGLTEDERTVIKRNLGFFSTADSLVANNLVLAVYKHITNPECRQYLLRQSFEEAVHTHAYQYCIQSLGLDEGEVFNMYREVPSVAKKAEWALPYTNSLGDPDFHTGTTKDDQRLLRDLIAFYVVFEGIFFYVGFVQILSMGRRNKMTGVAEQFQYILRDESMHMNFGIDVINQIKLENPHLWTEEFQQEMIDLIKGGVDLETQYAYDTMPRGILGLNAPMFEEYLQFIANRRFSQIGLPQQYNAANNPFPWMSEILDLKKEKNFFETRVTEYQTGGALTW, via the coding sequence GTGCCAGTACTAACAGACCCAAAGACATCACACACTTTTGAAGAGGTGGTGGCTACGCCAAGTACCACCGCAATTGTTGAAGCCACACAAGCACTGCAAAACCTAAGAGATGAAGTTGCATCAGAAGAACAACAGGCTGAAAACACAAGCGCTAATGAAAGACATGAAGGTGTCACAGGTTTAGAAGGCATTGAAATGGGTGCAGACCGCATCCAAGTTGATGACAAAAAAATTATCAACTGCCGTGCAGACCTAAACCAATTGGTACCTTTCAAATATGAATGGGCTTGGCAGAAGTATTTAGATGGTTGTTCAAACCACTGGATGCCGCAAGAAGTAAACATGAATGCCGATATTTCTTTATGGAAAGATTCAGAAGGCTTAACTGAAGACGAGCGTACCGTAATCAAGCGCAACCTTGGTTTCTTCTCTACTGCCGATTCACTCGTAGCAAACAACTTAGTGTTAGCCGTATACAAACACATCACTAACCCTGAGTGTCGTCAATATTTATTACGTCAGTCGTTTGAAGAGGCGGTTCACACCCATGCATATCAATACTGCATTCAGTCTTTAGGTTTAGATGAAGGCGAAGTATTCAATATGTATCGCGAAGTACCCTCAGTAGCTAAAAAAGCGGAATGGGCACTGCCATACACCAACAGCTTGGGCGATCCAGACTTTCACACCGGTACCACAAAAGATGACCAACGTTTACTACGTGACCTCATTGCATTCTATGTAGTGTTTGAAGGCATCTTCTTCTACGTAGGTTTTGTGCAAATTCTTTCCATGGGCCGTCGCAATAAAATGACCGGCGTTGCAGAACAGTTCCAATACATTCTGCGCGATGAGTCTATGCACATGAACTTTGGCATCGACGTAATCAACCAAATCAAATTAGAAAATCCGCACTTATGGACTGAAGAGTTCCAACAAGAAATGATTGACCTGATTAAGGGTGGTGTAGATTTAGAAACGCAATATGCTTACGACACCATGCCACGTGGCATTTTAGGTTTGAACGCACCGATGTTTGAAGAATATCTGCAGTTCATCGCCAACCGACGTTTCTCACAAATTGGTTTGCCACAGCAATACAATGCAGCCAACAACCCTTTCCCTTGGATGTCTGAAATTTTGGACCTTAAAAAGGAAAAGAATTTCTTTGAAACACGCGTAACGGAGTACCAAACTGGCGGGGCGCTTACGTGGTAG
- a CDS encoding ribonucleoside-diphosphate reductase subunit alpha, with protein sequence MQPELTTITEEKTPNTPHENNAPTKLEIAATAPGQYRVIRRNGKVTTFDREKIKVAVTKAFLAVEGGHAAASTRIHEMVDKITDTVFYALSRSRPQGGTFHIEDIQDQVELALMRSEHHKIARAYVLYREERTQERAQIELAAHTSQQETDTPNLNVKDEAGNVKLLDVERLSRMVEEACTDTVDVPARPIIDETLRNLYDGIPENEVGTAVTMSARTLIEQEPNYSYVAARLLLDTLRREALTFVYDMPTEATFKEMSYQYADYFEHYIHKAISLELLDPKLASEYDIKKLGKALQPKRDHQFTYLGMQTLYDRYFIQSEGTRFELPQAFFMRVAMGLALNEVEREERAIEFYMLLSSFDFMSSTPTLFNSGTLRPQLSSCYLTTVPDDLHGIFEAIQDDAMLSKFAGGLGNDWTPVRSMGAHIKGTNGKSQGVVPFLKVANDTAVAVNQGGKRKGAMCAYLETWHLDIEEFLDLRKNTGDDRRRTHDMNTANWVPDLFMKRVSEDKPWTLFSPHEAPDLHELSGKAFEDRYAAYEKMADNGEIKNFKRLKAVDLWRKMLGMLYETGHPWITFKDPCNLRSPQQHTGVVHSSNLCTEITLNTKQDEIAVCNLGSVNLAAHIDENGLNLNKLEQTISTAMRMLDNVIEYNYYSVDKAKRSNLRHRPVGLGMMGFQDALYKQRISYSSQDAVEFADRSMEAVSYFAIQASSNLAEERGAYATYKGSLWDQGILPIDSIEILEQGRGDYLKQDRSMTMDWDSLRQRVQSVGMRNSNTMAIAPTATISNICGVTQSIEPTYQNLFVKSNLSGEFTVSNPHLIDDLKQRNIWDEVMANDLKYYDGSVQSIDRVPEDLKVLYATAFEVDPRWLVEAASRRQKWIDQAQSLNLYMSEPSGTKLDNLYKLAWVRGLKTTYYLRSMGATHVEKSTVEGRESKLNAVSNGDSKAPQACSILDPECEACQ encoded by the coding sequence ATGCAGCCAGAACTTACTACTATTACCGAAGAAAAAACCCCAAACACTCCACATGAAAATAATGCACCTACTAAACTTGAAATTGCTGCCACAGCACCCGGCCAATATCGTGTAATTCGCCGTAATGGCAAGGTAACCACCTTTGATCGTGAAAAAATTAAGGTTGCGGTCACTAAAGCCTTTCTAGCCGTTGAAGGCGGTCATGCCGCGGCATCAACTCGTATTCATGAGATGGTGGATAAGATTACTGACACAGTTTTCTATGCCCTGTCACGCAGTCGCCCACAAGGCGGCACCTTCCATATAGAAGACATACAAGACCAGGTTGAACTGGCTCTGATGCGCAGTGAGCACCATAAAATAGCTCGCGCCTATGTCTTATATAGAGAAGAACGCACACAAGAACGCGCACAAATTGAATTGGCTGCACATACTAGCCAACAAGAAACCGACACTCCTAACCTGAACGTAAAAGATGAGGCAGGTAATGTAAAACTTCTAGATGTCGAGCGCTTGTCGCGCATGGTGGAAGAAGCCTGTACAGATACCGTTGATGTACCCGCACGACCGATCATCGATGAAACCCTGCGCAACTTATACGACGGCATTCCTGAAAATGAAGTGGGCACAGCGGTCACCATGAGCGCACGCACACTCATTGAACAAGAACCAAATTACAGCTATGTAGCAGCACGCTTATTGTTAGATACCCTGCGTCGTGAAGCACTTACTTTTGTCTATGACATGCCTACTGAAGCTACCTTCAAAGAAATGTCTTATCAGTATGCAGACTACTTTGAACACTATATTCACAAAGCGATTTCCTTAGAATTATTAGATCCAAAACTGGCTAGCGAATATGACATAAAGAAACTTGGTAAAGCGTTACAACCGAAGCGTGACCACCAGTTCACCTACCTGGGTATGCAAACTTTGTATGACCGTTACTTCATTCAAAGTGAGGGCACTCGATTTGAATTGCCACAAGCATTTTTTATGCGCGTAGCGATGGGTTTAGCACTGAACGAAGTGGAGCGTGAAGAACGTGCGATTGAGTTCTACATGTTGTTGTCTTCGTTTGACTTCATGAGCTCAACGCCTACTTTATTTAACTCTGGCACTTTACGCCCACAATTATCTTCTTGTTACTTAACCACCGTGCCGGATGATCTACACGGCATCTTTGAAGCGATTCAAGACGATGCCATGTTATCCAAGTTTGCGGGCGGTTTAGGCAATGATTGGACACCGGTACGCTCCATGGGCGCACACATCAAAGGTACTAATGGTAAATCACAAGGTGTGGTTCCGTTTCTTAAAGTGGCTAACGACACCGCGGTTGCAGTCAATCAAGGCGGTAAACGTAAAGGTGCAATGTGCGCCTACTTAGAAACTTGGCACTTAGACATAGAAGAGTTTTTAGACCTACGCAAAAACACCGGTGATGATCGTCGTCGCACCCATGATATGAACACGGCCAACTGGGTGCCAGATTTATTCATGAAGCGTGTCAGCGAGGACAAGCCTTGGACATTATTCTCACCACATGAAGCACCGGATTTACACGAGTTAAGTGGTAAAGCTTTTGAAGATCGTTATGCAGCTTACGAGAAAATGGCAGATAACGGTGAAATTAAAAACTTCAAACGTCTAAAAGCGGTAGACCTCTGGCGCAAGATGCTCGGCATGTTGTATGAAACCGGTCATCCTTGGATCACATTTAAAGATCCATGTAATTTACGTTCGCCACAACAACACACTGGTGTAGTGCACTCTTCTAATCTATGCACAGAAATCACGCTGAACACCAAGCAAGATGAAATTGCAGTGTGTAACCTAGGTTCTGTAAACCTCGCAGCGCATATAGATGAAAACGGCTTAAATCTTAATAAGCTAGAACAAACCATCTCTACCGCGATGCGCATGTTAGACAACGTAATTGAATACAACTATTACAGCGTAGACAAAGCAAAACGTTCTAACTTGCGTCACCGTCCAGTGGGCTTGGGTATGATGGGCTTTCAAGATGCACTGTATAAGCAACGCATCTCGTATAGCAGCCAAGACGCAGTGGAATTTGCCGATCGTTCGATGGAAGCGGTTAGCTACTTCGCCATTCAAGCTTCTAGCAACTTAGCCGAAGAGCGCGGCGCCTATGCAACCTATAAAGGCTCATTGTGGGACCAAGGTATTTTACCCATCGATTCGATTGAAATTTTAGAACAAGGTCGCGGTGATTATTTAAAACAAGATCGCAGCATGACGATGGATTGGGACAGCTTACGTCAACGTGTGCAATCCGTGGGCATGCGCAACTCCAACACCATGGCAATTGCACCAACCGCAACTATTTCTAATATTTGTGGTGTGACACAAAGCATCGAACCTACCTACCAAAATTTATTTGTGAAATCGAATTTATCCGGTGAGTTTACGGTAAGCAATCCACATTTAATTGACGACTTAAAGCAACGCAACATTTGGGATGAAGTCATGGCCAATGACCTCAAATATTATGATGGCAGTGTGCAATCGATTGATCGCGTTCCAGAAGATTTAAAAGTGTTATATGCCACTGCGTTTGAAGTAGATCCACGCTGGTTAGTCGAAGCGGCTTCGCGCCGACAAAAATGGATTGATCAAGCACAGTCGCTCAATTTATACATGTCAGAACCTTCAGGCACAAAACTAGATAACTTATACAAGTTAGCCTGGGTACGTGGCTTAAAAACTACTTACTACTTACGCTCTATGGGCGCTACGCATGTAGAAAAAAGTACCGTCGAAGGTCGAGAAAGCAAACTGAATGCAGTTAGTAATGGCGACAGTAAAGCACCGCAGGCTTGTTCGATCTTAGATCCAGAATGTGAAGCCTGCCAATAA